The following proteins are co-located in the Manihot esculenta cultivar AM560-2 chromosome 7, M.esculenta_v8, whole genome shotgun sequence genome:
- the LOC110619705 gene encoding DNA repair protein RAD50, whose product MGSMGSSGRLSMEENEEEKEEESSKFDMATFEAREEEIERKKMEVKEKIEVQLSQAEEEAKRLTQIWDELEVMVDPMRKEVGFIRKKIDMVNRELKPLGLTCQKKEKEYKEALESFNEKNKEKAQLVTTLVELLTESEKLRTMKLEELTKNLEAKP is encoded by the exons ATGGGAAGCATGGGAAGCAGTGGAAGGCTATCaatggaagaaaatgaagaagaaaaagaagaagagagttcAAAATTTGACATGGCAACATTTGAAGCTAGAGAAGAGGAGATTGAAAGGAAGAAGATGGAGGTTAAAGAGAAAATTGAAGTTCAATTAAGCCAAGCCGAAGAAGAAGCTAAGCGCTTAACTCAAATTTGGGAT GAGCTTGAAGTGATGGTTGATCCTATGAGAAAAGAAGTTGGATTTATCCGCAAGAAGATAGACATGGTTAATAGAGAGCTGAAACCACTGGGTCTGACCTGTCAGAAGAAg GAGAAAGAATACAAAGAAGCATTGGAATCTTTTAATGAAAAGAACAAGGAGAAAGCTCAGCTTGTTACCACATTGGTAGag CTGCTGACTGAAAGTGAAAAATTGAGGACGATGAAACTGGAAGAACTGACCAAGAATTTGGAAGCCAAACCCTGA